In Pseudomonas alcaliphila JAB1, a single window of DNA contains:
- a CDS encoding AAA family ATPase, whose protein sequence is MKIKFVEISNFRRLKSTHLDFDKETTIFVGANNSGKTSAMVALRYFLVSPNRLALRDITIANWPKIDAIGDAWENGAAGEVNHQ, encoded by the coding sequence ATGAAGATCAAGTTCGTCGAAATATCGAATTTTCGCAGACTGAAGTCGACGCACCTCGACTTCGACAAGGAAACAACAATATTCGTTGGCGCGAACAACAGCGGTAAGACATCCGCGATGGTTGCTCTTCGATATTTCCTTGTTTCTCCCAACCGACTAGCCCTGCGCGACATTACGATCGCCAATTGGCCGAAGATCGACGCGATTGGAGATGCCTGGGAAAACGGCGCAGCTGGAGAGGTCAATCATCAATGA
- a CDS encoding AAA family ATPase — translation MPGKTAQLERSIINDLLPSLDFWLDVPLSEIQHVVHILPTLDWNGGLLGVRLKYQVELIAKLKADYVAQRSAALEAGAKAPGGQVGNIQVWPTCLTEFLERRLRTYIALEAFALDPAAHTPPVKGLATPQTLPENMLPLEKNPFKHLIKIDEIAAQRDFADAGERAPTGEDSQDMSTRRYKRRLSDQLRSYYDRHLDPAKTPSAEDYEALDAIQTAEQNFDKRLEVGFAAAFEELEDLGYPGISNPKLKITTQLRATDGLKHGSAVQYQVTDLAGEGLKPLQLPEDYSGLGYQNLIAMVFMLMGYRDEWMRVGKASADTDPGAQTQIQPLHLVLVEEPEANLHAQVQQVFIKKAYKLLRKHDELGDSTTFSTQLVVSTHSSHVAHEADFANLRYFRRLPATSSGETPTTTVANLSYIFGEGDETQRFVKRYLKATHCDLFFADGIIFVEGQAERILVPHFIRHHFDSLSRRYISLLDLGGSHAHSFKRLVDGLGLTTPIIADLDATVATKVQTQAGTEAIRWKATKPQRGADQKTGSPVLKDWHPSKEFIDELVALKSEEHESSSCEGYDLYVAYQKPLLIPSGDGSGVEIIPRTFEDALILENLEVLANITGSRTSDKIKAIVTDGLSGDELADELFQLLKTAEKAAFALDCLMLEDARAVIPPRYIHDGLTWFERAVGKDIAENEPTAVSV, via the coding sequence ATGCCTGGGAAAACGGCGCAGCTGGAGAGGTCAATCATCAATGATCTGCTACCCAGCCTCGACTTCTGGCTCGATGTCCCTCTCTCCGAAATCCAGCATGTCGTTCATATCCTTCCAACCTTGGACTGGAATGGTGGTCTGCTCGGCGTTAGGCTGAAATACCAAGTCGAGCTGATCGCGAAGCTCAAAGCCGACTACGTCGCACAGCGCAGCGCCGCTCTCGAAGCGGGCGCGAAAGCCCCGGGAGGTCAAGTAGGAAACATTCAAGTCTGGCCCACCTGTCTCACCGAATTCCTCGAACGACGCCTGCGAACCTACATCGCACTTGAGGCTTTCGCCCTTGATCCTGCCGCCCACACCCCCCCAGTGAAAGGATTGGCGACGCCGCAAACATTACCGGAGAACATGCTTCCGCTGGAGAAGAATCCTTTCAAGCACCTGATCAAAATTGACGAAATCGCGGCCCAGCGTGACTTCGCCGATGCTGGTGAGCGGGCTCCGACAGGCGAGGACTCCCAGGATATGTCGACACGCCGGTATAAGCGCCGTCTTTCGGACCAACTACGCTCTTACTATGATCGTCACCTCGATCCTGCGAAAACGCCATCCGCAGAGGACTATGAGGCTCTCGACGCAATCCAGACTGCTGAGCAGAATTTCGATAAGCGCCTCGAGGTTGGTTTCGCCGCTGCCTTCGAGGAACTTGAGGATCTTGGCTATCCCGGAATCAGCAATCCAAAACTGAAAATCACCACACAACTGCGGGCGACTGACGGGCTGAAGCATGGCTCCGCGGTGCAGTATCAGGTGACGGACCTTGCTGGAGAAGGATTAAAGCCCCTCCAACTTCCGGAAGACTATTCCGGTCTCGGTTATCAGAACCTCATCGCCATGGTTTTCATGCTGATGGGCTATCGTGACGAGTGGATGCGGGTGGGAAAGGCTTCGGCGGACACCGACCCTGGGGCACAAACGCAGATCCAACCGCTGCACTTGGTTCTGGTGGAGGAGCCGGAGGCAAATCTTCACGCGCAGGTCCAGCAGGTCTTCATTAAGAAGGCCTATAAGCTTCTGCGCAAGCACGATGAACTTGGCGACAGCACAACGTTCTCGACGCAATTGGTCGTCAGCACTCATTCGAGCCATGTGGCGCATGAGGCTGACTTCGCAAATCTGCGTTACTTCCGCAGACTTCCGGCGACTTCATCTGGTGAGACGCCGACTACGACCGTCGCCAACCTGTCATATATCTTCGGTGAAGGGGACGAAACTCAGCGATTCGTCAAGCGCTATCTGAAAGCAACACACTGTGATCTGTTTTTCGCCGACGGCATCATATTCGTCGAAGGCCAGGCTGAACGCATTCTGGTTCCCCATTTCATCCGGCATCACTTCGACTCGCTATCCCGCCGCTATATCAGCCTGCTTGATCTGGGCGGCAGTCACGCCCACAGTTTCAAGAGGCTTGTCGACGGACTTGGGCTGACGACGCCGATCATCGCCGATCTCGATGCGACCGTCGCCACAAAGGTGCAGACTCAGGCCGGAACCGAAGCGATCCGCTGGAAGGCGACGAAGCCCCAGCGTGGAGCAGACCAAAAGACCGGCAGTCCCGTCCTCAAGGACTGGCACCCATCGAAGGAATTCATCGACGAGCTTGTGGCACTCAAGTCCGAAGAGCATGAGTCATCGAGCTGCGAGGGGTATGACCTTTACGTCGCATACCAGAAGCCACTCTTGATACCGTCAGGTGACGGTAGCGGAGTTGAGATCATTCCGCGGACCTTCGAGGACGCCCTCATTCTGGAGAATCTCGAGGTTCTGGCGAACATTACCGGATCAAGGACAAGCGACAAGATAAAGGCAATTGTCACGGACGGCCTGTCTGGTGATGAACTGGCGGATGAGCTATTCCAACTGCTGAAAACAGCGGAGAAGGCCGCGTTCGCGCTTGACTGCCTGATGCTGGAGGACGCGAGGGCGGTCATCCCGCCTCGCTACATCCATGACGGCCTGACTTGGTTCGAGCGCGCCGTTGGGAAGGACATCGCGGAAAACGAACCGACGGCGGTAAGCGTATGA
- a CDS encoding UvrD-helicase domain-containing protein, with translation MTVEVIALGSSDTDDADDADDADDAVDAEIGACLDPKAPKSFFLYAGAGSGKTRSLKSALQSFRERYGAGFRRAGKKVAVITYTNAAADEIASRVGQDALFPISTIHSFCWSQIGSYHADIQAWLLANLPRDLAELQEKQVKGRAGTKAALDRERGITAILKRIGWLHTPRRFTYNPNGDNFGSDSLSHSEVLKITADFIVSKPSMQAVLVSKFPFLLIDESQDTSKVLMDAFLALAAANTGRFALGLFGDTMQRICADGKPDLGRDVPEDWAKPVKRMNHRSPQRVIQLGNSLRSAVDGQRQLARDDSAAGIVRLFITSATTLDKPAVEQQIRERMAEICDTKAGRKGKQPSRP, from the coding sequence ATGACTGTAGAAGTGATAGCACTCGGTTCATCTGATACTGACGACGCTGACGACGCTGACGACGCTGACGACGCTGTCGACGCCGAGATCGGCGCGTGCCTGGACCCCAAGGCGCCGAAGAGCTTCTTCCTCTACGCCGGCGCCGGCTCAGGAAAGACACGTTCTCTCAAGAGCGCTCTGCAAAGCTTTCGAGAGAGATACGGGGCTGGCTTCCGGCGTGCCGGCAAGAAGGTCGCGGTCATCACATACACAAATGCCGCTGCCGACGAGATCGCGTCGCGTGTCGGTCAAGATGCGCTCTTTCCCATTTCGACGATTCACAGCTTTTGTTGGTCTCAGATCGGCTCCTATCACGCTGACATTCAAGCCTGGCTGCTCGCAAACCTACCGCGGGATCTTGCCGAGTTGCAGGAGAAGCAGGTCAAGGGGCGCGCCGGCACGAAGGCCGCACTGGATCGCGAGCGTGGAATCACAGCCATTCTCAAGCGCATCGGATGGCTTCACACACCCCGTCGTTTCACCTATAACCCAAATGGAGACAACTTCGGCTCCGACTCGCTCTCACATTCCGAAGTCTTGAAAATCACCGCGGACTTCATCGTCTCCAAGCCATCGATGCAGGCTGTTCTTGTCAGTAAGTTCCCTTTCCTTCTCATCGACGAGAGTCAGGACACGAGCAAAGTCCTGATGGACGCCTTCCTCGCACTGGCAGCGGCGAATACGGGCCGATTTGCATTAGGACTATTCGGCGACACCATGCAGAGAATTTGCGCGGACGGCAAGCCGGATCTTGGGCGAGATGTTCCTGAGGATTGGGCCAAGCCGGTCAAGAGAATGAATCATCGGTCGCCGCAGCGGGTGATCCAGTTGGGCAATTCCCTGCGATCTGCAGTCGACGGTCAGCGCCAATTGGCTCGGGACGATAGCGCGGCCGGCATCGTCAGACTGTTCATCACATCGGCCACCACGCTGGACAAACCCGCGGTCGAGCAGCAAATCCGCGAGCGGATGGCGGAAATCTGCGATACGAAGGCTGGGAGGAAGGGGAAACAGCCGTCAAGACCCTGA
- a CDS encoding PilL N-terminal domain-containing protein → MPPSLLSSGARRRVFATILLIGSGLAGCASSSPIPSPYPPTPTVSASLTDKRIPVVRYGRYTLVELAPEPAQRDLLQQTVEVSIPPTLDANVGDAMRHVLLRSGYRLCDAIDADALYALPLPAAHLRLGPLLLRDALLTLAGPAWTLSVDDLSREVCFTRVADPVAAAVDAVVEATR, encoded by the coding sequence GTGCCACCTTCCTTGCTCTCCAGCGGCGCCCGGCGCCGCGTCTTCGCGACCATCCTGCTGATCGGAAGCGGCTTGGCCGGTTGCGCCAGCTCGTCTCCGATCCCGTCGCCTTATCCCCCGACCCCGACTGTCTCGGCATCGCTGACCGACAAACGAATCCCCGTCGTACGCTACGGCCGCTACACATTGGTCGAACTGGCGCCGGAGCCTGCCCAGCGCGATCTGCTGCAGCAGACCGTGGAAGTCTCCATCCCGCCCACGCTCGATGCGAACGTGGGCGACGCCATGCGGCATGTCCTGCTGCGCTCGGGCTACCGGCTCTGCGATGCCATCGACGCCGACGCCCTCTACGCGCTACCGCTGCCAGCCGCGCATCTACGCCTTGGCCCGCTGCTGTTGCGCGATGCACTGCTGACCCTGGCCGGCCCGGCCTGGACGCTGTCGGTCGATGACTTGAGCCGCGAGGTCTGCTTCACCCGCGTGGCCGATCCGGTGGCAGCGGCCGTCGATGCTGTCGTGGAGGCAACGCGATGA